The Desulfonatronum thiosulfatophilum genome has a window encoding:
- the glgB gene encoding 1,4-alpha-glucan branching protein GlgB, with amino-acid sequence MKRVIPGVSLFSEEDIYLFREGRHFRLYDKLGSHPMEVDGEQGTLFAVWAPNAEQVSVIGDFNGWDNSAHVLHPRWDGSGIWEGFIPGAHPWQLYKYHIRSRHHMYSSDRADPFARHTEIPPNTSSVVWDLEYQWNDGQWMHERALRNSLRAPQSVYEVHLGSWQRIPGESNRFLTYREMASRLPAYVREMGFTHVELLPVMEHPFYGSWGYQTLGYFAPTSRFGPPQDFMYLVDQLHQNGIGVILDWVPSHFPGDGHGLAYFDGTHLYEHSDPRQGYHPDWNSYIFNYGRNEVRCFLISSALFWLDKYHVDGLRVDAVASMLYLDYSRKEGEWIPNRYGGRENMEAIEFIRAVNEAVYVNFPDTQTAAEESTAWPMVSRPTDVGGLGFGMKWNMGWMHDTLSYMANDPIHRQYHHNQLTFSIWYSFAENFILPMSHDEVVYGKGSLLNKMPGDYWQKCANLRLLFGYMYGHPGKKLLFMGGEFGQWSEWAHEQSLQWHLLHQPEHHGVQRWVQDLNKLYRGEPALYEMDFEQDGFSWVDCNDADQSVISFLRRGSCTQDLILVAANFTPVPRENYRVGVPRGGIWREILNSDAREYGGSGMGNMGGVEAAPLPSHNFFSSLALTLPPLGVVFLKSDSTGNTDLVCRNELFADIPETPTVDFFLKKLD; translated from the coding sequence ATGAAGCGCGTCATACCAGGAGTGAGCCTGTTCTCCGAAGAAGATATCTACCTGTTCAGGGAAGGCCGCCATTTCCGACTCTACGACAAGCTCGGTTCGCATCCGATGGAAGTGGATGGAGAGCAGGGCACCCTGTTCGCGGTCTGGGCGCCCAATGCCGAACAGGTCAGCGTGATCGGCGATTTCAACGGCTGGGACAACAGCGCCCATGTTCTCCATCCGCGCTGGGACGGTTCGGGTATCTGGGAAGGATTCATCCCCGGGGCGCATCCATGGCAGCTGTACAAGTACCACATCCGTTCCCGGCACCACATGTACAGTTCGGACCGGGCCGATCCCTTTGCCCGGCACACGGAGATTCCGCCGAATACCTCCTCAGTGGTCTGGGACCTGGAATACCAGTGGAATGACGGCCAATGGATGCATGAGCGGGCTTTGCGCAACTCCCTGCGCGCACCTCAATCCGTGTACGAGGTCCACCTCGGTTCTTGGCAGCGCATTCCCGGTGAGTCCAATCGGTTTTTGACCTACCGGGAGATGGCTTCCCGGCTGCCCGCCTATGTTCGGGAAATGGGCTTCACCCATGTCGAGCTCCTGCCGGTCATGGAGCATCCGTTTTACGGTTCCTGGGGGTATCAGACCCTTGGATATTTCGCTCCAACGTCGCGTTTCGGTCCGCCGCAGGATTTCATGTACCTCGTTGATCAACTGCACCAGAACGGCATCGGGGTGATTTTGGACTGGGTGCCATCCCACTTTCCTGGCGACGGGCATGGGTTGGCCTATTTCGACGGCACCCATCTCTACGAGCATTCAGATCCGCGTCAAGGGTATCATCCTGATTGGAACAGTTACATCTTCAATTACGGCCGCAACGAAGTTCGTTGCTTCCTGATCAGCTCGGCCTTGTTCTGGTTGGACAAGTATCATGTGGACGGGCTGCGCGTGGACGCCGTGGCTTCCATGCTCTACCTGGACTATTCCCGCAAGGAAGGCGAATGGATTCCCAACCGGTACGGCGGGCGAGAGAACATGGAAGCCATCGAATTTATTCGCGCAGTGAATGAGGCAGTGTATGTGAACTTTCCGGACACGCAGACAGCGGCGGAGGAGTCCACCGCTTGGCCCATGGTTTCGCGACCCACTGATGTGGGAGGTTTGGGCTTCGGCATGAAATGGAACATGGGCTGGATGCACGATACCTTGTCCTACATGGCCAATGATCCTATCCATCGCCAATATCACCACAATCAGCTTACGTTCAGCATATGGTATTCTTTTGCCGAGAACTTCATCCTGCCCATGTCCCACGACGAAGTTGTGTACGGCAAGGGTTCGCTGCTGAATAAAATGCCGGGCGATTACTGGCAAAAATGCGCGAATTTGCGGCTGCTTTTCGGTTACATGTACGGCCACCCAGGCAAGAAGCTGCTGTTCATGGGCGGCGAATTCGGACAGTGGTCGGAATGGGCTCACGAACAAAGCCTGCAGTGGCATCTGCTTCACCAACCCGAGCACCATGGTGTGCAGCGTTGGGTTCAGGATCTGAATAAGCTTTACCGAGGCGAACCGGCGTTGTATGAGATGGACTTCGAACAGGACGGCTTTTCCTGGGTGGATTGCAATGACGCGGATCAAAGCGTGATCAGCTTTCTGCGTCGCGGCTCCTGCACCCAGGATCTGATCCTGGTGGCGGCCAATTTCACGCCCGTACCGCGTGAGAATTACCGGGTCGGGGTTCCGCGTGGGGGAATCTGGCGGGAAATCTTGAACAGCGACGCCCGGGAGTACGGGGGCAGCGGCATGGGAAACATGGGCGGTGTCGAGGCTGCGCCGCTTCCCAGTCACAACTTTTTTTCCTCCCTGGCCCTGACCCTGCCGCCGTTGGGCGTGGTTTTTTTGAAGAGCGACAGCACAGGCAACACCGACCTGGTCTGCCGCAATGAACTGTTTGCCGACATACCCGAGACGCCCACGGTGGATTTCTTCCTGAAAAAGCTGGATTGA
- the treS gene encoding maltose alpha-D-glucosyltransferase: protein MSIKQARLIDDPLWYKDAIIYEVHIKAFFDSNSDGIGDLPGLTQKLDYLADLGITAIWLLPFYPSPLRDDGYDIADYFSVHPQYGTIKDFKFFLREAHKRGLRVITELVLNHTSDQHPWFQRARNSPPGSSWRNFYVWSDTQEKYQDARIIFKDFETSNWTWDPVAKAYYWHRFYSHQPDLNFDNPQVGKALFRVIDYWLKMGVDGMRLDAVPYLYEREGTNCENLPETHKYLQDLRAHIDAKYPNRMLLAEANQWPEDACAYFGSGNSCQMAFHFPLMPRLFMALHMEESHPIIDIFEQTPAIPDNCQWAFFLRNHDELTLEMVTDEERDYMYRMYARDPRARINLGIRRRLAPLLDNDRKKINLLNAILFAMPGSVVLYYGDELGMGDNYYLGDRDGVRTPMQWSSDRNAGFSRANPQKLYLPVIIDPEYHFEAINVETQSQNQASLLWWNKRFISMYKRFQALGRGDITFLRPDNAKVLAFIRRYEDEHLLIVANLSRHCQPLELELQGYAGWIPEEVFSRNRFPAVQEGLYSLTLGSYGYYFFQMIQVADTEQVRGIQELPLLTIRAAEQDIWTGEVGERLEKRILPRFLPTRRWFRSKARKIQQVTIKDVLDFNHSDQASLILILSVDYVEGAKERYVLPLTMAWGEDAKAVAAEEPQHVLSRLSRTSRNGEEQGILFEAVYAPDFAKRLIKFLSKRQHIKGRRGELHAWPGRDLRQREIMRLEPHLLRTEQSNSSLNYGNELILKIYRQLERGQQPELELCRFLTERTTFRNFPLYAGSLTYNQRGVEDAVLGVLQQFVPSHGDAWKYSHDALQRYVESVLSLGPEAIIPQCPCGYWEAAHGSTQEAVIDLIGPYLEMIALLGRRTAELHIALASRHDDPAFAPEPFSYLYQRSIFQGLQNQLKTVMSLLRKNLKRIPEEQASLAREVLETEKAILERFRTIYSHKILASKIRIHGDYHLAQALYTGKDFVIIDFEGEPARALSERRLKRSALRDVAGMLRSFDYLAQMVLRNQVLARETDKAVLTAWIDAWSSAVSGMFLKSYLDLSHGHVFLPDKADEVKNLLDIFVLDKAVYELGYELNNRLDWVDLPLKGLKNIMEVQP, encoded by the coding sequence ATGTCCATCAAACAAGCCAGACTGATCGACGATCCTCTTTGGTACAAGGATGCCATAATTTACGAAGTACATATCAAGGCTTTCTTCGACAGCAACTCCGACGGGATCGGCGACTTGCCCGGACTGACCCAGAAACTCGACTACTTGGCGGATCTGGGTATAACGGCGATCTGGCTGTTGCCCTTTTATCCTTCGCCGCTTCGTGACGACGGGTATGACATCGCGGACTATTTCAGCGTTCACCCCCAATACGGAACCATCAAGGATTTCAAGTTTTTTCTGCGTGAGGCCCACAAGCGAGGGCTGCGGGTGATCACCGAGCTGGTCCTCAATCATACTTCCGACCAGCATCCCTGGTTCCAGCGGGCCAGAAATTCTCCGCCCGGATCGTCCTGGCGCAATTTTTACGTCTGGAGCGACACTCAGGAAAAGTATCAGGACGCCCGGATTATCTTCAAGGATTTCGAGACGTCCAACTGGACCTGGGATCCAGTGGCCAAGGCCTACTACTGGCATCGATTCTATTCCCATCAGCCCGACCTGAACTTTGACAATCCCCAGGTGGGCAAGGCCCTGTTTCGCGTGATCGACTACTGGTTGAAGATGGGGGTTGACGGGATGCGCCTGGACGCCGTGCCGTATCTCTACGAACGAGAGGGCACCAACTGCGAAAATTTGCCCGAAACGCACAAGTACCTTCAGGATCTGCGGGCGCATATCGACGCCAAGTACCCCAACAGAATGTTGCTGGCGGAAGCCAACCAGTGGCCCGAGGACGCCTGCGCCTATTTCGGAAGCGGCAATTCCTGTCAGATGGCCTTTCATTTTCCATTGATGCCTCGGTTGTTCATGGCGCTGCACATGGAAGAATCCCATCCGATCATCGATATTTTCGAACAGACGCCGGCCATTCCGGACAACTGCCAGTGGGCTTTTTTTCTGCGCAACCATGACGAGTTGACCCTGGAAATGGTCACGGACGAAGAGCGGGACTACATGTACCGAATGTACGCCCGCGACCCCCGGGCGCGCATCAACCTGGGTATTCGCCGTCGCCTGGCCCCGCTACTGGACAACGACCGCAAGAAGATCAATCTGCTCAACGCGATTCTCTTCGCCATGCCCGGCTCCGTGGTGCTCTACTATGGCGACGAGTTGGGCATGGGCGACAACTACTACCTGGGCGACCGGGACGGGGTGCGCACGCCCATGCAGTGGAGTTCGGACCGCAATGCCGGTTTCTCCCGGGCCAATCCTCAAAAGCTCTATCTGCCGGTGATCATCGATCCGGAATACCATTTTGAAGCCATCAACGTGGAAACCCAATCCCAGAATCAGGCCTCGCTGCTCTGGTGGAACAAGCGGTTCATCTCCATGTACAAGCGTTTCCAAGCTCTCGGACGGGGAGACATCACGTTTTTGCGTCCGGACAACGCCAAGGTCCTGGCGTTTATACGCCGCTATGAGGACGAGCATCTGCTGATCGTTGCCAATCTTTCCAGGCATTGCCAACCCTTGGAATTGGAGCTGCAAGGATATGCGGGCTGGATTCCGGAAGAAGTGTTCAGCCGCAATCGTTTCCCCGCGGTCCAAGAGGGACTGTATTCTCTGACCCTGGGGTCCTATGGTTACTATTTTTTTCAGATGATCCAGGTCGCGGATACGGAGCAGGTTCGCGGAATCCAGGAATTGCCGTTGCTGACCATCCGCGCCGCCGAACAGGACATCTGGACCGGCGAGGTGGGCGAGCGGCTGGAGAAGCGCATTCTGCCCAGATTCCTGCCCACCCGGCGCTGGTTCCGGAGCAAGGCCAGGAAAATCCAGCAGGTCACCATCAAAGATGTGCTGGATTTTAATCATTCCGATCAGGCTTCCCTGATCTTGATTCTCAGCGTGGACTATGTGGAGGGCGCCAAGGAACGGTACGTCCTGCCCCTGACCATGGCCTGGGGGGAAGATGCCAAGGCGGTTGCCGCCGAAGAACCCCAGCATGTGCTCAGCCGCCTGTCCAGAACCTCCCGCAACGGTGAGGAGCAGGGCATCCTCTTCGAGGCCGTCTATGCCCCGGACTTTGCGAAACGTCTGATCAAATTCCTGAGCAAGCGCCAGCACATCAAGGGACGCCGGGGTGAACTGCATGCCTGGCCCGGCCGGGATCTGCGACAACGTGAAATCATGAGGCTGGAGCCGCATCTGTTGCGTACCGAACAGAGCAACTCCTCCCTGAACTACGGCAACGAACTGATTCTCAAAATTTACCGCCAGCTGGAGCGCGGCCAACAGCCGGAATTGGAATTGTGCAGGTTTCTCACCGAACGGACCACATTCCGCAATTTCCCTCTTTACGCAGGTTCCTTGACCTACAATCAGCGTGGAGTCGAGGATGCCGTCCTGGGGGTTTTGCAGCAGTTCGTGCCCAGTCACGGAGACGCCTGGAAATACAGCCATGATGCGTTGCAACGATACGTGGAATCCGTTTTGTCGTTGGGGCCGGAAGCCATCATCCCCCAATGCCCCTGCGGCTACTGGGAAGCAGCCCATGGCTCTACCCAGGAAGCGGTGATCGACCTGATCGGGCCGTATCTGGAAATGATCGCCCTGCTGGGTCGGCGTACGGCGGAACTGCACATTGCCCTCGCCTCAAGACATGACGATCCGGCTTTTGCACCGGAGCCGTTCTCCTATCTCTACCAGCGGTCGATATTTCAGGGCCTGCAGAACCAGCTGAAGACCGTCATGAGCCTGCTGCGCAAGAATCTGAAAAGGATACCAGAGGAGCAGGCCTCGCTGGCCAGGGAGGTTCTGGAGACGGAAAAAGCCATTCTGGAGCGATTTCGAACCATCTACAGCCACAAGATCCTGGCGTCCAAGATCCGGATTCACGGCGACTATCACTTGGCCCAAGCCCTGTACACCGGCAAGGATTTCGTAATCATCGACTTCGAGGGGGAACCCGCCCGCGCCTTGAGCGAACGCCGTCTGAAACGCTCCGCGTTGCGGGATGTGGCTGGAATGCTGCGGTCCTTCGATTATCTCGCGCAAATGGTCCTGCGCAACCAGGTTCTCGCCCGTGAAACCGACAAGGCCGTCCTTACTGCCTGGATCGACGCTTGGTCCTCGGCTGTTTCGGGAATGTTCCTGAAGTCCTATCTCGACCTGTCCCATGGGCACGTCTTTCTTCCGGACAAGGCTGATGAGGTCAAGAACCTGCTGGACATCTTCGTTCTGGACAAGGCCGTGTACGAACTGGGATACGAATTGAACAATCGCCTGGATTGGGTGGATCTCCCGCTCAAGGGGTTGAAAAATATTATGGAGGTGCAACCATGA